A genomic segment from Cumulibacter soli encodes:
- a CDS encoding glycosyltransferase family 87 protein, whose translation MPARRPYPYDDPADRVIPSWTSSVGRAAARAIGGPWGRHARVGRQRFWTPTRVLFALAVLTLTLAWIKERPCALGEWDGSQYTHMCYSDTIPLVGLEGITDGAVPYFSMDPSLAPQDVGYSFGRVEYPVLSGFFMWFAHAVSAPVQSVIEVVTPDAMSWAGYFAVTCLLLALCYFAVVYFTARTAGRRVWDAALVAAAPIVVVHAFTNWDLFAMAFLAAAMFAWSRERPVLCGILLGLGTAAKLYPVLMLGALLVLALRSGKWRSFGGAVGGAVAGWAAVNVPVMIGAYAGWRVFLDLNAERTADQSTLWEIGERAVSSATQFEFENLIEADTLNTWVFIAMALCCVGIAVVALAAPQRPRVAQLVFLIVAAFLLTNKVWSAQYSIWLLPLIALALPRWRLIIGWQLAEAMVWICTMLWFHQRDIYYANQARPEGEEAVLSSGVDYQWIALFVLIRSGFVIAMAVLVIRDIWYPSQDRVRRVGQDDPSGGVFDGADDRFTLRLRSARRSSRATSDPVPHDDASAAAQPSPK comes from the coding sequence GTGCCCGCACGCCGGCCGTATCCGTACGACGATCCCGCCGACCGCGTCATCCCAAGTTGGACGAGCAGTGTGGGGCGGGCCGCGGCGCGCGCGATTGGTGGACCCTGGGGACGGCACGCACGGGTTGGTCGTCAGCGGTTCTGGACCCCGACACGTGTTCTGTTTGCCCTCGCCGTCCTCACCCTGACACTCGCGTGGATCAAGGAACGCCCGTGCGCGCTCGGTGAGTGGGACGGGTCCCAGTACACGCACATGTGTTACTCGGACACCATTCCGTTGGTTGGTTTGGAAGGAATCACCGACGGGGCAGTGCCGTATTTCAGCATGGATCCCAGCCTCGCGCCGCAGGACGTCGGCTACTCCTTCGGCCGCGTTGAGTACCCGGTGCTCAGTGGGTTCTTCATGTGGTTCGCGCATGCGGTTTCCGCGCCCGTGCAGTCGGTCATCGAGGTCGTGACCCCCGACGCGATGAGCTGGGCGGGCTACTTCGCCGTCACCTGCCTCCTGCTCGCGCTGTGCTACTTCGCCGTCGTGTACTTCACCGCGCGCACAGCCGGCCGGCGGGTGTGGGACGCCGCTCTCGTGGCCGCCGCGCCCATTGTGGTGGTGCACGCGTTCACCAACTGGGACTTGTTCGCGATGGCGTTTCTGGCCGCGGCCATGTTCGCGTGGTCGCGCGAGCGACCCGTGCTGTGCGGCATCCTCCTGGGGCTCGGGACTGCAGCAAAGTTGTATCCGGTGCTCATGCTCGGCGCTTTGTTGGTGCTGGCGCTGCGCAGCGGCAAATGGCGCTCGTTCGGCGGGGCGGTCGGCGGTGCTGTGGCCGGGTGGGCTGCGGTGAACGTGCCGGTGATGATCGGCGCGTACGCCGGTTGGCGAGTGTTCCTCGACCTGAACGCAGAACGCACCGCCGACCAGTCGACCTTGTGGGAGATCGGCGAGCGGGCGGTGTCATCGGCAACGCAGTTCGAGTTCGAGAACCTCATCGAGGCGGACACGCTCAACACGTGGGTTTTTATCGCGATGGCGCTATGCTGTGTGGGAATCGCGGTGGTAGCTCTCGCCGCGCCCCAGCGGCCGCGCGTGGCGCAACTGGTGTTCCTGATCGTCGCAGCGTTCCTGCTGACGAACAAAGTGTGGAGTGCGCAGTACTCGATCTGGCTGCTACCGCTGATCGCGCTCGCGTTGCCGCGGTGGCGGCTGATCATCGGCTGGCAACTCGCTGAAGCGATGGTGTGGATATGCACCATGCTGTGGTTCCACCAGCGTGACATCTACTACGCAAACCAAGCCCGACCCGAGGGTGAGGAAGCTGTGCTCTCCTCCGGGGTCGATTACCAGTGGATCGCGCTGTTCGTGCTGATCCGCAGCGGGTTTGTGATCGCGATGGCGGTGCTGGTGATTCGCGACATCTGGTACCCATCCCAGGACCGTGTGCGGCGCGTCGGGCAGGATGACCCGTCCGGCGGCGTCTTCGATGGCGCCGACGACCGCTTCACCCTCCGCTTGAGGAGTGCCCGCCGGTCATCTCGCGCCACCTCGGATCCGGTTCCCCACGACGATGCGAGCGCGGCCGCCCAGCCATCGCCCAAGTGA
- a CDS encoding transglycosylase domain-containing protein — protein MQDGSQDDPTEITSGDHDAAEAAPRTIRPILSRRSLASAESSGAAGAKRKPGRVLRVMRVVAIVVTALALVGSGIIGYAYQTTTVPRPEDVKVAQYSTIYYAGGEEMARVGSENRTIVPLDKVPEHVQRAVLAAENRSFYEDPGFSISGISRAAWLNLTEGESQGGSTITQQYVKKAYLTDDKTLSRKFKELLISIKLEQQYSKDEILGFYLNTIYYGRGAYGIEAAAEVYFGKPVDKLTLAEGAVLASSINSPSGFDPQEHPEAAKDRWNYVLDGMVDAKWLSQQDRDAVEYPQVLPIGPGPLNQVNGPEGVVVSRVKDELASLGYDDDAVNSGGLRVTTTIPKETQQQAIKSVQDQLSGQPDNLIPSLVATDPTTGAVRAYYGNSQGTGFDFAGAYRQPGSSFKAFVLAAALENGYSLYTTRNGSSPQYFPGNPHPINNAGGESCGACSIKESITRSLNTTFYGLAEEMGPDKVAEMAHRAGVGETRLDNGEPTLQESDGNVAPAIAIGLYEVSTLDMASSFGTFANDGVKNEPYFVEKVTDADGNVLYEHEGNSERVVSHEVANDVSFGMSDVASYSGDALDEGRPTASKTGTVQLDDVDNKDAWMVGYTPQLSTAVWIGTESSEPIRDANGAMIYGAGIPGKIWQQFMNAALAGTEIMPMPTTALIQGGNSNADVTTSQTEESTTQSESSTSSSSSSSSSSSAPQTTTSEPSTTSAPKPEPEPEPEPEPEPEPDPEPTTTSQPTDNPEPSGSSEPEQPGGEQPQLVPNI, from the coding sequence GTGCAAGACGGATCCCAGGACGATCCCACCGAAATCACGAGTGGCGATCACGATGCGGCAGAGGCCGCGCCGAGGACGATCCGCCCCATCCTCAGCCGCAGGTCGCTCGCTTCCGCCGAGTCGTCCGGTGCCGCGGGCGCGAAACGTAAACCCGGTCGTGTGCTGCGGGTCATGCGTGTGGTGGCGATCGTCGTCACCGCACTTGCGCTCGTCGGCTCGGGCATCATCGGCTACGCGTACCAGACGACGACCGTGCCACGCCCAGAGGACGTGAAGGTCGCGCAGTACTCCACCATTTACTACGCCGGCGGCGAAGAGATGGCGCGGGTCGGGTCGGAGAACCGCACGATCGTGCCGCTGGACAAGGTTCCCGAACACGTTCAGCGCGCCGTGTTGGCCGCCGAGAACCGGTCCTTCTACGAGGACCCAGGATTCTCCATCAGCGGAATCTCGCGGGCGGCGTGGCTCAACCTCACCGAAGGCGAAAGCCAGGGCGGCTCCACCATCACGCAGCAGTACGTGAAGAAGGCGTACCTGACCGACGACAAGACGCTTTCGCGCAAGTTCAAGGAACTGTTGATCTCGATCAAACTCGAGCAGCAGTACAGCAAAGACGAAATCCTCGGCTTCTACCTGAACACCATCTACTACGGCCGGGGCGCGTACGGGATCGAAGCCGCCGCCGAGGTCTACTTCGGTAAGCCGGTCGACAAACTGACCCTCGCCGAGGGAGCCGTGCTCGCCTCCAGTATCAACAGCCCGTCAGGCTTCGACCCGCAGGAACACCCTGAGGCGGCGAAGGACCGTTGGAATTACGTCCTCGACGGTATGGTCGACGCGAAATGGCTCAGTCAGCAAGACCGCGACGCCGTCGAATACCCGCAGGTGCTCCCGATCGGCCCCGGACCGTTGAACCAGGTCAACGGCCCGGAGGGTGTGGTCGTGTCGCGGGTCAAGGACGAACTCGCCTCCCTCGGGTACGACGATGACGCCGTGAACTCCGGCGGCCTACGGGTGACCACGACGATTCCGAAAGAAACCCAACAGCAGGCTATTAAGTCGGTGCAGGACCAATTGTCCGGTCAGCCGGACAATCTGATTCCGTCGTTGGTGGCCACCGACCCCACCACCGGAGCGGTCCGCGCGTACTACGGAAACTCGCAAGGAACTGGGTTCGACTTCGCCGGCGCCTATCGCCAGCCCGGATCCTCGTTCAAGGCGTTCGTGTTGGCAGCGGCGTTGGAGAACGGCTACTCCCTTTACACGACACGGAACGGGTCATCGCCGCAGTACTTCCCCGGTAACCCGCACCCGATCAACAACGCCGGCGGCGAAAGTTGCGGGGCATGCAGCATCAAGGAATCGATCACCCGTTCGTTGAACACCACGTTTTACGGGCTGGCCGAGGAGATGGGCCCGGACAAGGTCGCCGAGATGGCGCACAGGGCCGGTGTGGGCGAAACCCGACTCGATAACGGCGAACCGACACTGCAAGAGTCGGATGGCAACGTGGCCCCGGCGATCGCCATCGGCCTGTACGAGGTCAGCACGCTCGATATGGCTTCTTCCTTCGGAACCTTCGCCAACGACGGGGTCAAGAACGAACCGTACTTCGTGGAGAAGGTCACCGACGCGGACGGGAACGTGCTGTACGAACACGAAGGCAACAGCGAACGGGTCGTTTCGCACGAGGTCGCTAACGATGTGTCCTTCGGCATGTCGGACGTCGCGTCGTACTCCGGTGACGCATTGGACGAAGGGCGCCCGACCGCCTCCAAGACCGGCACCGTGCAGTTGGACGACGTCGACAACAAGGACGCCTGGATGGTCGGGTACACCCCGCAGTTGTCCACCGCGGTCTGGATCGGAACCGAATCATCCGAGCCGATCCGGGACGCGAACGGGGCGATGATCTATGGCGCTGGGATCCCCGGCAAGATCTGGCAGCAGTTTATGAATGCGGCGCTCGCCGGGACCGAAATTATGCCAATGCCGACGACCGCTCTCATCCAGGGCGGAAACAGCAACGCTGACGTGACGACCTCACAGACCGAGGAGAGCACGACCCAGAGTGAGTCGAGCACGAGTTCGAGCTCGAGTTCGTCTTCGAGCAGCAGCGCCCCACAGACAACGACCAGTGAGCCATCCACGACGTCGGCGCCAAAACCCGAACCAGAACCGGAGCCCGAACCCGAACCTGAACCGGAGCCCGACCCGGAGCCGACCACTACGTCGCAGCCAACGGATAATCCAGAACCGTCCGGTTCCAGCGAGCCCGAACAGCCCGGCGGCGAGCAGCCGCAGCTGGTACCGAACATCTGA
- a CDS encoding DUF5318 family protein, with the protein MDQRRFIDYSFQRRAVLRELAEGRRTREEVCDAQAYLKQAAAYHGDATERACPVCARQNVDLVHYVFGDRWKVGSGQARTARQVAEMAPITSEFSVYVVEVCRGCGWNHLIESFSTGVPVTPKRRRSRRAPATPEVAIDLNDV; encoded by the coding sequence GTGGACCAGCGACGATTCATCGACTACTCCTTCCAACGGCGGGCCGTACTACGTGAGCTCGCCGAGGGTCGTCGTACGCGCGAGGAAGTCTGTGATGCACAGGCGTACTTGAAGCAGGCCGCGGCGTATCACGGTGACGCCACCGAGCGCGCCTGCCCGGTCTGCGCGCGGCAGAACGTCGATCTCGTGCATTACGTTTTTGGTGACCGCTGGAAGGTTGGCTCCGGACAAGCCCGCACCGCTCGGCAGGTCGCCGAAATGGCGCCAATAACCAGCGAGTTCAGCGTGTACGTCGTGGAGGTCTGCCGCGGATGCGGCTGGAACCACCTCATCGAGTCCTTCAGCACCGGCGTCCCGGTGACGCCGAAACGACGCCGATCCCGCCGCGCCCCGGCCACACCCGAGGTCGCGATTGACCTCAACGACGTCTGA
- a CDS encoding multidrug effflux MFS transporter, with protein MPAAVLLLLGAMTAVGPIALDLYLSAFPEIATELGVEAHQVQLTLTACMIGLGVGQLIAGIASDAYGRRRPLLIGMAVFLVFSLLCMASQDIWMLIIARFLQGAGGGAGIVIARSVIRDRTSGEAMVRALTTVMIVLGLAPILGPMIGGVLMELTGWRGVFGALSVIAALLALGSLTLKESLPPERRRPISIAKIRADFAAVLRDRDWQYGAGTVSLTSTAVFFYIGASAFVFQEVYGLSPLEYSIVFGVNAANFMIFSQSNRLLSRWFSAQTRLGVAVVGMCAASVVLATAALIDDAPIWLPMIGFALLPAAHGVGSPNGLAISLENHAERAGSASALQGVVQYTLAGIAVPLAGETLGGVAAAVCIVTVVMVLLRVSIGRRRAAAVQPARGAADQVA; from the coding sequence ATGCCTGCCGCCGTCCTCCTCCTGCTCGGTGCGATGACCGCAGTGGGCCCCATCGCCCTCGACCTATATCTATCCGCGTTCCCCGAGATCGCTACCGAACTCGGCGTTGAGGCCCATCAGGTCCAGCTCACGCTCACGGCCTGCATGATCGGTTTGGGCGTTGGCCAACTGATTGCCGGGATTGCCAGCGACGCCTACGGGCGCCGTCGGCCACTGTTGATCGGCATGGCCGTGTTCCTGGTCTTCTCGCTGCTGTGCATGGCCTCGCAGGACATCTGGATGTTGATCATCGCGCGCTTCCTGCAAGGTGCCGGTGGAGGCGCCGGAATCGTGATCGCGCGGTCGGTCATCCGCGACCGCACCTCCGGTGAGGCGATGGTGCGTGCCCTGACCACCGTGATGATCGTGCTCGGGCTGGCGCCGATCCTGGGGCCGATGATCGGCGGCGTGCTGATGGAACTGACCGGATGGCGCGGCGTGTTCGGCGCACTCAGCGTGATCGCGGCGTTGCTCGCGCTCGGTTCGCTCACGCTGAAGGAGTCACTACCGCCGGAACGGCGGCGCCCGATCAGCATTGCCAAAATTCGCGCCGACTTCGCTGCCGTACTGCGTGATCGCGATTGGCAATACGGCGCGGGCACGGTGTCGCTGACCAGCACGGCGGTGTTCTTCTACATCGGTGCGTCCGCGTTCGTGTTTCAGGAGGTCTACGGGCTTTCGCCGCTCGAGTATTCGATCGTGTTCGGCGTGAACGCCGCGAACTTCATGATCTTCAGCCAGAGCAACCGACTGCTATCGCGCTGGTTCAGCGCGCAGACGCGGTTAGGCGTCGCGGTCGTGGGAATGTGCGCAGCGAGCGTCGTGTTGGCCACCGCCGCGCTGATCGACGACGCGCCCATCTGGCTACCGATGATCGGTTTCGCGCTGCTTCCGGCCGCACACGGAGTGGGCTCCCCGAACGGATTGGCGATCTCCCTGGAGAACCATGCCGAGCGGGCCGGCTCGGCGTCCGCGCTGCAGGGCGTTGTGCAGTACACGCTGGCCGGTATCGCCGTACCGTTGGCCGGCGAAACGCTTGGTGGCGTTGCCGCAGCGGTGTGCATCGTGACCGTGGTGATGGTGCTGCTGCGGGTGAGCATCGGCCGGCGAAGGGCCGCGGCGGTCCAACCAGCGCGAGGCGCGGCGGATCAGGTGGCGTGA